A stretch of DNA from Cannabis sativa cultivar Pink pepper isolate KNU-18-1 chromosome X, ASM2916894v1, whole genome shotgun sequence:
tgagcctaatcatatcagaattaagatcatttgatctaggatcaactaggcgatattgacttgaatagatattacggtaagtttaataaatctaagtcaaagttcaatatcggtcccttccgatgcatactccatgcatccaacctgagctttactttaaccaatgctttggaaagaacatagcacttctccaaatgcaagtaaactctgttgtagattatcatatcagtaaaaccctatgtctgataaatctaggaaactttattcacatagtcatgtttactttccaatgtgttgacggcacaataaacaggatcaagtatgtgaaaagggtttcagatgaatttatacattatgtacatataatcatgaaataaatcatgtgaaccatgcaacattaaatgttatttctgatctatattaataagtaaatctgattatattgaaatgagttttatttagggcataaaacccaacaccctcCAACCGCGCGGCCTGCCACGCGTCTCTCTGGTCTCCAGCTCGTCAGCATTTCCAGCGAACCAGCTTGCGCCACGCAAGCGTCCGCAGCCTTCCGCCTACCAGCGCCCGCCACCTGGCCATgctgagaagaaaaaaaagaagaaaaaaaaagtgaagtGTTAATTGATTTACTCATCCGAAAATCAcattcacaaacaccaaaaaTTTCATTTTCTCCCACATATTACACATAAATATTCTATTTACTCTTCCCAATTTATTTCACCTAAATAAACAttcctaatttatttttaccctatcttttcactatttttccatccaaacaaacatttattttttccaatactcttacacatacactatttatcccttctcttcccaacactaattaaattaatcattttatttattttattttgattaatttaatcctcaaattttgcctataaatatggtgttggaAGACCATTTCAAAACACATCTCTTCACCCCCCTAAACACCTCTTCAACCTTAAACACTTCTCCATTCCACACCATTTCACTCCACACTTTTCATACTTCTATCATTTCCTTCTTACCATTtttttctatcatttttacATTTTGAAGACCAtgtcttttgtaatttttatctagttatgagcttctaatcttttttcaagattattaagatgatgatgaagcaaaatgtaactagatagtgcttatgtttgtatgttgatttcccatttgtgctataaagttcatggatttttctatcaaaaatatgtctttttcatcttcaatatcatgtattttttattgttaaagcATATTTCCACTTGGTTCTTCATTATGCAAAAGTATGATATtctttgattaaatgtcttccattaaattgtttacatctaattcttagaaCATAAGTATCATATTTTGCCTAAACATAGTttttttgattttgtgtagttCCATTAAATTGcaacacatttaatgcttagaaattatacattttataagtgaaaaaaaaaatcctatctttttgaaaataacttgtgcttaaatagaaaatatattttggaaaatatagtgtgatttatttcaactatgtctaaaacttgggaatcaatatacttatgaatattattgaacttgcattttgtggattctaatatcttaaacatcttatttgaaaattattttcacactcactcatctttaatcttaagtattttagttacttgtctttcattttatgtttcaaaaCCAAAATCCCATCAAATATTTGGAACTAGGTTAGAATATCCTTGATTTGTTTAGAAAAGTTTattttgatgttagtcaactctcatgggttcgaccttgcacttacatgaacactatattccgaaacgattcgtacacttgcgagtataaatattaaaacactcacttttgAAGACAACAAGGAGAGGGAGAGAAAGAGGGCTGGGAGGGTTTCtgcagaaaaagaagaagaaagaagaaagaagaataggaagaaaaagaaaaagaaaagtaaaaaaaaaataaataatgtttttaatttttttaaattaaaaaaagtaaaaaaaaaataattttttttttctgattttttatttttttttaatatttataattattttttaaaattaatattacgtggaccactaaaaacatGCCAcctgtacaagtgtgtacacgtggacagtctaCCGTGGCAcataactgtgatttttggacggaggtgtgcagagtaAAACAAAACCAGGATTTAGGTAGTTAGCCGCCAAAATTtcggtttttgtggttaagtgttagaaaccgtaaagttcaggtggtttaaCCGCAAATATccctattatattatttattttttaaattaaacgcTTCAAAATTTCAATTTGCCTAGTTGTCATGCAATATCATGAGATAAAAAGCCACATCATTGTTCCGTTAAACATATTTTTGTTGGACATAAGTCTCATTATAATGTATACAACAGAGCACTATTTTTAATCAAATTTAAGAGACATAATCATACATGTGTTATAGGTTGAGAGCAAATATACTAAATAGCCTAAAAGATATATGCTAAATTATAGAATATTAGTGCAATTTACTTGCATTAAATAAAACTGGATAATTAATATAAACAtgaaaattatgtatatatatatatagggaagaAAAGAAGCGTTTAGTGTTTACATTTTAAACACGAGCTATGTCAAATAGTACAATACCGTCAAAGAAAACATAACATTTGAGTAAACAATCACCTTAATACCTTATGTCATAAAATTAACATAAGGTGCTAATTAACGTAAGACATATGTTATATAAACCAAAAATAcaaagttaaaataataataataattaatcttaaagaaaagaaaacctgagaattgaaaaaaaaaaaaagaaaaagaaaatctatTAAAGAAATGAAGAAACTTTAAGGCCCGAAACACAAGAACCTGTACGCATAACAGTGTCGAGAGTTTTGTATAGGTCATTCGCGCATGGCCTAGCAGTAGGGTCAGATGCGGTGCAGTGCAGGGCTAGGTTCATGGTCTCCACGATCTGGTTTTGATGagttgacacgtgtcctccgaATACAGGATCTATCCACGTGTCGAGATGGCAGTCGGAGTAGCAGTAGCGGGCCCACTCAACAAAAGTCTCGTGCACGCCGAACTCGTTATCGGCTGGGCTTTTCCCGGTAAGGAGCTCAATCAAGATTAGGCCGAATCCGTACACATCGCTCTTCTCTGTTACTACTCCTTTGCTTGTTTCTACACAGTATATACGTAAAAGCAGATAAACctttttaagtataaaaattgGCACACGTGCATGGGTGCCTGGATGCATGGATAGGTACATGGGTACATGAGAGAGATACACAGagctataattataataaatatgggAAGAACTAATGTATGGATTTCAATGTTTAAAACCACGTGAAATACATTAATAAAGCACCATTTAGTTCAATCACTAACTCAACACCAAAATGATAAATTGAGATTATCCGGTCAATACTCGaattttataattgtatttttttttttttgttactttgactaaatatatatcaaaatgaACATATTGTCGTTTCTTCTCCGGCAAATTTGGACCTTTTTTGaactatgtgtatatatatatattgaacaccatatatatattcaatacaATAGACTATGTGTTCATCATGAAGttaattaatgataataaaaTGAGAATTGTTAAAAGGAATTATTGcttagtttttttcttttttttggtgtcatgtgtaattaaatatcatgtgTAAAAagcataaattaaaaaataatttttaaaaatatagttaATGAATCTTAAGATAAGGTGCTAAAGTGCTGAGAAATAGCATTGCTCTAATAAAATTTAGGATTGAAAAAATATGTACCTGGGGCAAGGTAGGATGATGAAGGGAAACCCTTGGAGTTGGAAGAATATTGCAGTAGTCCAGGAAGGGTAAAACTCAGGCGAGGCTCATCGCTATCGTCGACCACAATTTCATCAGGGGAAACATGACCCAAAACGACATTTGGGGAACAATAAGAATGCAAAAAACGAAGAGCTTTTGCCACCCCGATTGCGATCGAACGTCGTCGTTCCCAGCTCAAACTCCTCAAAATTTCACTCAACAATTTCCCTTCACAATACTCGTAAACGACATATCCGCTGCCCTTCTGAGAAGAACGACATACTCCCACTAACTTAATCACGTTCGGATGCCTAATCTTACCGAACCCTTTCACATCCATCCAAAAATTAGCACCAATAACCGAAAAGTTAACGTCGTTATTTATCTCCTTCACCACGAACTCAGTTCCGTTAATACTTGACTTCCCTTTGTAAGCTATCCCTTTTCTGCTGCCCAACGAATTATTAAGCACGTTATTTCCTCTTTGGACGGACGAAACGACGTCGTTTAGTGTGACAGAGTTAGCAATGCTGGAATCGAAGAACTGCACTTCCCAAACCGATCCATCGTCGTTTTCCATTCTTTTCAAGTCCAGGTACTTTCGCTTACGATTAATCATGACTAAAACAAAGACTATAGAAATAAGTATGGCGAAAGAAGTCAAAGCGATaaaaaaacaagtgagaatgaGCCTCCACGAAAAATGTTTCCTTAAGCTTTTCTCACACGATGGTAAACCACTGCTGACAATATCACCGCTGCAGAGTTCGTTCCCGGCGACCGAGCTGGCGTTTATGGCTAGAAATGCTCCGGTAGGCGGTAAACTTCCGTGGAAATGATTGTGAGAAACGTTGACTTGGACGAGCGACTCAACTCGGCCCAGATTTCGTGGGATTTCGCCCGACAATTGGTTGTCCGATAAATCGAGAAAACCGAGAACCGGCATTTCAGTGATACTAGCTGGAATTTCTCCGATTAGCTTATTGTGACTAAGGTCTAAACTCACCATTCTGTCGCAGAGAGCCAATTCTCCGGGAATCTTTCCGGAGAGTTTGTTATAGCTAAAATCCAATTGCATTAACCTTGAAAAGTTTTTGATACTTGTAGGAATTTCTCCCGCTAAATGATTCTCTGATAGGACTAAGTTCTCGAGCCTTTCGCTACCAAACGATTTGGGCAACTGTCCGTAGAATTTGTTTCTGGCCAGATTCAGCATTTGAAGTGAAGGCATATTCCATCCCTCGAAATCAATTCTGCCGGACATACTGTTGCCGGAGATATCAAAGAAGTAAACCAAGGGAAATTTTGTTAACTCAGGCGACAACTCGCCGGAGAGAAGATTATTCTGGAGACGAACTCTTCGCATGCTCTGGCACTGAGCCAAACGCTTTGGAATAATTCCCTGGAGAGAATTAGAAAAGAGAATGAGCTTGAAAAGCCTACCGGAATCGCACAAGCCGTCTGGTATTCTCCCCGAAAGACGATTAGTGGAGAGGTCCAAAACCGTGAGATTGTTTCGTTTCCCGAGATCTCGTGGGATCTCGCCCGATAATTCGTTGGACCACAACTGAAGAACTTGAAGCCGAGGAAGCGAAGCCAAACCGGAAGGAATTGTACCAGAAAGTTTGTTAGAGAAAAGATGAAGAATCTCCAACTCCCGTAATTGACTCACTGCCTCGGAAATCTCACCGGAGAGAAAGTTATCACTTAGATCGAGCGAAACCAAACTTCGGAGCTCAAAAACAGAACGAGGAATCGGACCGTTGAGCTTGTTCTGGTACAGAAAGAGGTACCGTAACTGGGTGAGGTTCCCAATTGAGTACGGGATTATTCCAGTCAGACTATTGTAGACAAGATCAAGATGATACAGATTTTTGAGTTCCCCAATCTGTGAAGGAATTTGACCACTGAGATTGTTGTAACCCAAGTAAATCAACTTCAAGGTCTTCGGCAGTTTTTGTGGTATCTCACCACTCAATTGGTTGGAAGCCAGGGTGAGGTACTCTAGCCcagaaatattaaaaattgactTCGGGATTGGTCCCACTAAGACGTTACCCCCGAGATCGAGATATTTTAGGCCGTAGAATGAGCCAATATCATCAGAAATAGACCCCTTGAGCATGTTGTTGGAGAGGTCAAGTGCCTCAAGTGTTAAAATCGCACCACTCGGGATGTCTCCAGTGAAATTGTTGTTGCTCAGGTTGAGGTACCGTAGCATATTAGAGCCACCAAAAAGTTCCTTTGGGAGCTCCCCAGTGAGCTGGTTCCCCGATAGGTCTACTTTTTCGATAACGGGTAACCGAAATAGATTTGCCGAGAGTTTGCCTGTGAAGTTCTTGCCAGTGAGTTCGACTGAGCTGACTCGGGACGAGTTTTTGCATGTGATACCTTGCCATTTGCAGACGTTGTTTGGTGCTGCTGATGAGGATGACCAGTCGGAAAGGTGGTTAAAGGGATCATTGATGGAAGCCTTAAACGACAGTAAAAGATGGATTTCGTCTTTACCATCATGCAGAGCTGAGATAGTAGAACTCGTGCTGAACAACATCAACGACATGAATATCAACAGTGTTGGATGTATCATTTGAGCTGCTGATCTATTGCTTTCCATGATGAT
This window harbors:
- the LOC115711942 gene encoding leucine-rich repeat receptor-like serine/threonine-protein kinase SKM1 produces the protein MIFSEFRHQEFGRERKEITNIIMESNRSAAQMIHPTLLIFMSLMLFSTSSTISALHDGKDEIHLLLSFKASINDPFNHLSDWSSSSAAPNNVCKWQGITCKNSSRVSSVELTGKNFTGKLSANLFRLPVIEKVDLSGNQLTGELPKELFGGSNMLRYLNLSNNNFTGDIPSGAILTLEALDLSNNMLKGSISDDIGSFYGLKYLDLGGNVLVGPIPKSIFNISGLEYLTLASNQLSGEIPQKLPKTLKLIYLGYNNLSGQIPSQIGELKNLYHLDLVYNSLTGIIPYSIGNLTQLRYLFLYQNKLNGPIPRSVFELRSLVSLDLSDNFLSGEISEAVSQLRELEILHLFSNKLSGTIPSGLASLPRLQVLQLWSNELSGEIPRDLGKRNNLTVLDLSTNRLSGRIPDGLCDSGRLFKLILFSNSLQGIIPKRLAQCQSMRRVRLQNNLLSGELSPELTKFPLVYFFDISGNSMSGRIDFEGWNMPSLQMLNLARNKFYGQLPKSFGSERLENLVLSENHLAGEIPTSIKNFSRLMQLDFSYNKLSGKIPGELALCDRMVSLDLSHNKLIGEIPASITEMPVLGFLDLSDNQLSGEIPRNLGRVESLVQVNVSHNHFHGSLPPTGAFLAINASSVAGNELCSGDIVSSGLPSCEKSLRKHFSWRLILTCFFIALTSFAILISIVFVLVMINRKRKYLDLKRMENDDGSVWEVQFFDSSIANSVTLNDVVSSVQRGNNVLNNSLGSRKGIAYKGKSSINGTEFVVKEINNDVNFSVIGANFWMDVKGFGKIRHPNVIKLVGVCRSSQKGSGYVVYEYCEGKLLSEILRSLSWERRRSIAIGVAKALRFLHSYCSPNVVLGHVSPDEIVVDDSDEPRLSFTLPGLLQYSSNSKGFPSSSYLAPETSKGVVTEKSDVYGFGLILIELLTGKSPADNEFGVHETFVEWARYCYSDCHLDTWIDPVFGGHVSTHQNQIVETMNLALHCTASDPTARPCANDLYKTLDTVMRTGSCVSGLKVSSFL